CGAGGCGGCGGACCATGCCGCCGGAGTACGTCTTGGCGAGCCGGTCTGCCGCGTCGGTGAGGTCGACCGCCGCGAGCGCCTGCTCGACGCGTGCCGCGCGTTCCTTGCGGGCGACGTCGAAGACGCGGGCGAACAAGGACACGTTCTCCCGGCCGGTGAGACTCGCGTCGGCGGACAACTGCTGCGGTACGTAGCCCAGCAGGCGGCGTACCGCCATGCGTTCGCGGGTGGCGTCGTGCCCGAAGACGCGGACCATGCCGGTGGGGACCGGCAGGAGGGTGGTGATGCAGCGGATCGCGGTGGTCTTCCCCGCGCCGTTGGGCCCGAGCAGCCCGAACACCTCTCCGTCGTGGACGGAGAGGTCTAGGCCGTCGACCGCGGTGGTCTCGCCGAAGGCGTAGACGAGCCCGGCACAGCTGACGGCCTCCGTACCGGCATCCGCCGCCCCCATCGCCACGGTCGACGTCTCCGTCACCACGGTCTCCGTCTCCGTTTCCCTCTCCCTCTCCGTCTCCTCGGTGGGGTCTCCCCCGCCCGTCGGGTTCCGCGTCATGTCTCCTCGGCCTCCTCGTGCAGGTTCGCCGCCAGCTTGCGGAGGGCCGGAAGGGCAGCCTCCAGGGCCGCGCGTTCGGCCTCGTCGAGGCGGGCCACCTGGCGGCGTACGAGAGCCGTGCGCCGCTCACGCCAGTCGCGCAGTCGCGCGTCCGCCGCCGGTGTGGGCAGCAGGCGTGCCGCCCGCCGGTCGGCCGGGTCCGTCTCGCGGTTCAGATAGCCGTCCCGGGCCAGTTGGTTGACCAGTGTCGAGACCGAATTGCCCGCCAGGTAGAGCTCCTTGGCGGCCTCCGACACACCGATGCCGGGGCGGGCCACGACCAGCCGCAGCAGCTCGACCTCCGCGCCGCGCAGCCGCGGCGCGTTCGTGCCCCTGCGCAGTCGCCGCCGGATCAGTCGCTGTCCTCCGGCCAGGGCGTCCGCCAGCGCCTCGGGAAAGCTCTCGGACTCCACGTTTCGAGAACGAGGGAAAGGGAGGGTCGAGAACCGCTCACCGGCAGGCCCGCCCGCCGGGCCGCGGCGCACCGCACCCCCTGGTGGAGAGCCCAGTCCCCGTGATGGAGTTTCCCCAGCCCGCTCCGGGCGCCAGGACAAGGAGACCTCCGTGACCGCGATCGAGACCGATGCCGCGCAGCCGTGGCCCCATCCTCCGGTGAAGGTCGGGCTGGTCGGTGCCGGGCCCTGGGCACGGACCGTGCACGCGCGCGTGCTCGCCGCCGGTCCCGAGACACGGCTGACCTCGGTGTGGGCGCGGCGCGCCGAGGCGGCCCGGGAGACGGCCGAGCCCCACGGGGCCGCGGCGGTCACACGTTTCGAGGAGCTGCTCGACGGCTGCGAGGCGGTCGCGTTCGCCGTTCCGCCCGCGGTGCAGGCGGACCTCGCTCCGCTGGCCGCGAAGGCGGGCAAGGCACTGCTCCTGGAGAAGCCGCTCGGTGTGGATCTGGCGTCGGCGCGGCGCCTTGTCGACGCCGTCGACGAGGCCGGGGTCGTCTCCCAGCTCGTCCTGACCAACCGCTACCACCCGGTCACCCGGGAGTTCCTGAGCAGAGCGCGGGAGCTGGAGATCACCGGGGCCCGTTCGTGTCTCCTGCACGGGGCCTTCCTGGGCGGCGAGTTCGCCACCACCTGGCGGCTCGAGCACGGCGCCCTGCTCGACCTGGGTCCCCATCTTCTGGATCTCCTGGACGCCGCTGTCGGACCGATCGTCCGGGTCCGCGGCACCGGTGACCCCCGGCGATGGATCGAGCTGACCTGCGAGCACGCCGACGGTGTAGTCAGTCAGGCCTCGCTGTCCGGATCGGTCCACGTCGAGCAGGGCAGCACGCGTATCGAACTCTTCGGTCCGCAGGCCCCGCTGGTCTACGACGCCACCGAACTCGACCACGAGGAGACCTGGTCGGTGCTGCGCCGGGAGTTCGCCACGGCCGTACGCACCGGGGTGTCCGGCGCACTCGATGTCCACCGGGGACTTCACCTCCAGACGCTGATGGCGCAGGCCTCGGAGAGCTGACGCCCGGCACGGAAGGTCACGAGTAGCGTCGCAGCGCCGGCGCCGCGACCGCCAGGATCGCCATGGCGACGACCACCAGCAGTCCGCCGCCCGCGACGGCGGCGCGGGCGCCCAGGACGGAGCCGGCCGTTCCGTGCAGGACGTCGGCCAACCGCGGGCCGCCCGCGACCACCACGGTGAACACGCCCTGCATCCGGCCGCGCATCTCGTCCGTGGCGGCCGACAGCAGGATCGCGCCGCGGAAGACCATGGAGACCATGTCGGCGACCCCGGCGGCGGCGAGGAACGCCACGGCCACCCAGAGGCTGGTGCTCAGGCCGAAGCCGGTGATCGCCGCTCCCCAGGCCATCACCGCGGCGATCACCATGAGCCCGTGCCGACGGGCCCGGGAGAACGTGCCCGACATCAGTCCGCCGATCACCGCGCCGATCGGGATCGCCGCGAACAGCAGGCCGAGCGCGAGCCCTTCCCCGTAGGACGCGTAGGTTTCGGCGGCCAGCTGCGGGAACAGGGCCCGGGGCATGCCGAGGACCATGGCGATGATGTCGGCGAGGAAGGACAGCAGCAGCACCTTGTGCAGCGCGATGTAGCGGAAACCGGCGGCGACCTCGCGCCAGCCCGCCCGTTTGGCCGCGGAGCCCGTCAGGGGCGGCAGTGCGGGCAGCCGCATCACGGCCCACACGGTGACGCACAGCGCCAGGGCGTCGATCAGATAGAGCTCGCCCAGGCCGATGACGGGGATCAGGGCACCCGCGAGCAGTGGCCCCGCCACCAGGCCCGTCTGCATGACGGTCGAACCGAGGGCGTTCGCCGCGGGCAGTTCGTCCTCGGGGACGAGCCGGGCGATGGAGGCGTTGCGGGCCGGGGAGTTCAGTCCGAAGAAGGCCTGCTGGACGGCGAGCAGCGCCATCAGGACGAACACCGAATCGAGTCCGACGACGGCCTGTATCCAGAACAGCACCGAGGTGACGGCTATGCCGGTGTTGGTGATGAGGAGCAGCTTGCGCCGGTCCATGCTGTCGGCGACCGCGCCGCCCCACAGCGCGAAGACCACGAGCGGCAGCAGTCCGGCCAGGCTCGCGTAACCGACCCAGGCCGAGGAGCCGGTGATGTCGTAGATCTGCTTGGGCACGGCGACGGCGGTGAGCTGGCTGCCCACCGCCGTGACGATGGTGGAGGACCAGAGCCTGCGGTACGCGGGGCGGCGCAGCGGGCGGGTGTCCATCGCCCAGCGGCGCCAGCCGGTGCGGTCCGCTCCCGCCGCCTCGTCGTGTTCGGCGGATCCGGCCGCCGAGCCGTTCCCGGCCCCGCCGTCCGTCCCCCGGTCGATCCCGCTGTCCGCCCCGTCCGTACTGCTCCTGCTCGTGTCCACGACCGTCCTGGCTGCTCGATACATCTTTCAGTTGTCAGGGTTCACTATCGCGTACGCCGTCTCAGGCGTCGGCGATCAGCAGGGTGCCCATGGTGATCATCGTCGCGGCGACCGCACCGTCCAGGACCCGCCAGGACGACGGCCGGGCGAGGAAGCGGCCGAGCAGCCGGGCGCCGAAGCCCAGCGCGGCGAACCAGCACAGGCTGGCCAGGGCGGCCCCGAGCCCGAAGGTCCAGCGCAGCGGGCCGCGGTCGGCCGCGAGGGAGCCGAGCAGGAACACGGTGTCGAGATAGACGTGCGGGTTGAGCCAGGTCATCGCCAGACAGGCGAGGACGATCTGCCGCCGGGAGCCCGCCGCGCCGGCCGCGGCCTCCAGCGCCGAGGGCCGCAGCACCCGCCG
This portion of the Streptomyces mirabilis genome encodes:
- a CDS encoding MarR family winged helix-turn-helix transcriptional regulator, whose amino-acid sequence is MESESFPEALADALAGGQRLIRRRLRRGTNAPRLRGAEVELLRLVVARPGIGVSEAAKELYLAGNSVSTLVNQLARDGYLNRETDPADRRAARLLPTPAADARLRDWRERRTALVRRQVARLDEAERAALEAALPALRKLAANLHEEAEET
- a CDS encoding Gfo/Idh/MocA family protein gives rise to the protein MTAIETDAAQPWPHPPVKVGLVGAGPWARTVHARVLAAGPETRLTSVWARRAEAARETAEPHGAAAVTRFEELLDGCEAVAFAVPPAVQADLAPLAAKAGKALLLEKPLGVDLASARRLVDAVDEAGVVSQLVLTNRYHPVTREFLSRARELEITGARSCLLHGAFLGGEFATTWRLEHGALLDLGPHLLDLLDAAVGPIVRVRGTGDPRRWIELTCEHADGVVSQASLSGSVHVEQGSTRIELFGPQAPLVYDATELDHEETWSVLRREFATAVRTGVSGALDVHRGLHLQTLMAQASES
- a CDS encoding MFS transporter, which gives rise to MDTSRSSTDGADSGIDRGTDGGAGNGSAAGSAEHDEAAGADRTGWRRWAMDTRPLRRPAYRRLWSSTIVTAVGSQLTAVAVPKQIYDITGSSAWVGYASLAGLLPLVVFALWGGAVADSMDRRKLLLITNTGIAVTSVLFWIQAVVGLDSVFVLMALLAVQQAFFGLNSPARNASIARLVPEDELPAANALGSTVMQTGLVAGPLLAGALIPVIGLGELYLIDALALCVTVWAVMRLPALPPLTGSAAKRAGWREVAAGFRYIALHKVLLLSFLADIIAMVLGMPRALFPQLAAETYASYGEGLALGLLFAAIPIGAVIGGLMSGTFSRARRHGLMVIAAVMAWGAAITGFGLSTSLWVAVAFLAAAGVADMVSMVFRGAILLSAATDEMRGRMQGVFTVVVAGGPRLADVLHGTAGSVLGARAAVAGGGLLVVVAMAILAVAAPALRRYS
- a CDS encoding ABC transporter ATP-binding protein, which gives rise to MGAADAGTEAVSCAGLVYAFGETTAVDGLDLSVHDGEVFGLLGPNGAGKTTAIRCITTLLPVPTGMVRVFGHDATRERMAVRRLLGYVPQQLSADASLTGRENVSLFARVFDVARKERAARVEQALAAVDLTDAADRLAKTYSGGMVRRLELAQALVSAPRLLILDEPTIGLDPIARTSVWEHINAVRAATGMTVLVTTHYMDEADQYCDRVALMHRGRVRALGTPDELRRGLGERRGAGKNGELPTLEDVFRDIAGSGLDEQSGDFSDVRSTRRTASRVG
- a CDS encoding LysE/ArgO family amino acid transporter; this translates as MNNALTAAAAGFGTGLTLIVAIGAQNAFVLRQGIRREAVLAVVCICAVSDALLIALGVGGVGAVVVARPEALTAVGLIGGGFLLGYGILAARRVLRPSALEAAAGAAGSRRQIVLACLAMTWLNPHVYLDTVFLLGSLAADRGPLRWTFGLGAALASLCWFAALGFGARLLGRFLARPSSWRVLDGAVAATMITMGTLLIADA